The stretch of DNA tctgccctcttgACGTGGCGGGGGCCACTGCCAACCTGTGTGCCGCACGTTACTCTCAAAGAGCtgcaggtggaggtggggctCCCCTTCCGTCAGCACCAGCCTGTTCCAGGCCGGCCTGCAGGTCTGCCCGTCAGAGGACCGGAAACAGGTGGACACTTGGCCCCTGCCCCAAGGGGCACTGAGATGACACTGCCCGGACCCTGCCATGTCAACACCATCCCCCGTCCTGCCAGCTTCCTGGCCACTCACCGCgcatggccttgggcaagtgCACAGCCTTCCCCGAGCTTCAGCGTCCTCGAAGGGCTGCTGTGGGTCACACAGGGTCGTGCTGAGCTTACCGCTGGGGTGGCAGCCATGAGGGTACTGCTCATAGGCGTCGAGGCCTGGCCCTTGGCCTCAGAGGGGCTGGTTGTGGGAATGTGTCTGGTGATCAGATGCGGCCCTGTTGCCTGTATGGCCTCGGACGAGTCcccttttctgggcctcagtggtTTCCCCTGTAAAATGGAGCCGGAGCTGTGATAAGAGCCCCCTGAGCCTGTAGGGGAGGAGCACTTGGGTAACTGAAGCAGGCgccctgctggggtgggggtgggggttgccattctttttttttttttttttttttgtcttttgtctttttgttgttgttgttgttgctatttcttgggccgctcccgcggcatatggaggttcccaggctaggggtccaatcggagctgtagccaccggcctatgccagagccacagcaacgcgggatctgagccgcgtctgcaacctacaccacagctcacggcaacgccggattgttaacccactgagcaagggcagggaccgaacccgcaacctcatggttcctagtcggattcgttaaccactgcgccacgacgggaactcccggggtTGCCATTCTTGCCAGTGGTTTCCAGGGACCGGCAGAGGGAAGCGGCTTCCCTTCAGGACTACTCGGGTTTGGTTAGAGGCCACACGGGCGGCCCTGACCCCTGATCCCCTCACTCCGTGAACCCTGCTCAGGGCTGGgtggtgctgggcactggggactGAGTGGAGGCAGACGTGGCGGGGCCCTGGGTGCAGGGAGACAGACGTGGAAGCTCAGGGACGGTGTGGCCCAGGGCACTGTGACGGGCATGGAGCTTCCTGGGACCTGGGTTGTTGGGGCTGCCTCCCTGATGCTCAGTCAGTGGTGGCTGTCGCCGtcacccccaccgccacccccaacTAGAGCTCCTTGGCCACGAggcctgggtttttttttgttttcttcttactgccgcacctgcggtatatggaagtttctagggtcgaatcagagccacatctgtgaagtatgctgcagcttgcagcaatgctagatccttaacccactgagtgaggccagggatcgaacctgcatcctcacagacactatgtcaggttcttaacctgccaagccacagcgGGAAACTCCAGAGCCTGGGTCTTATATGCCTGCGTGCAGCCTCAGCTCAGAcggtgtttgttgaatgactaagcGAGGGAGCTTTGAGGTTCCCTGGGGAATTCCAGGGCAGCTGGGAAGGCCCAAGGACACGGAGAATGCCTGAGCTTGGGCTTGGAGGGATGGGACCTCACAGCCTCCCCAGGAGCTGTCTGGACGTGGCCTGGGACCCAGACCTGCAGGCAGTGGGGACAGTGACCAGTTCTCCGAGAGCCTGACCCATATCGTGGCCTCTCACATATATCCTGACCCCTGGGTCCTGAGGGCACGGGGACAAGAGTCCTGCGGAGGTAGGGTGGGAGGGCGTCCAGATGGGCATTGACCCGCTGGCTGCCCAGCATGGCCTCTGCCTTCGGGGTCACGGTCGCCAGGCTCCGGCTTCCTGCCTCTGCCGCAGGTATTTAAGGTCTGAGAGGAGCGTGGGGAGCTGTTGAGACCACCCTGGCGGTGGCATCAGGCAGGCTGACCCAGGGCCTTCCCCACCACCCACATTGTCCATGGATTTTGTTGCTGGAGCCATCGGAGGTACAGGGACAGCGGGGCCTTGCAGGGGACTGCCACTCCTGGGGTAACAGGGGGGGCTGTGGGGGGCTCTGCCCTGGCAGCAGTGGGATTCGAAACCCTCCCGGGGAAGGTGCTGCAGACTTGGGGCTGACGATGCAGGgcccaggaggaggtggaggtggagttGGGGAGAGTCTGCGTGGGCCTGAGGGGCTCAGCCTGGTGCCGGGGAGCCGAGAGGCAGGCAGGAGTGagggctgctggcctgggccgGGGCAGAGGCTGGGCGGTGTCTGCCTGGCCAGGGGGAGGCTGAGAGGCACCAGCGTGGAGCGGGATGGCCGAGCCGCTGGAGGGGACCAGAGGCTCCAGGAGAGGGTGGACCGTGAGGGCGGCCGGCCCTGGGTCCTGCCCCAAGGACTGGAAGGAAGGGGTGGATGATGGGGAGGGTCCCGGCTGAGCCCGgtagcccccgcccccagctggcTGTGGGCATCCCTGGGCCAATCCTGCCTCGCTGGGTCCCCAGACGGGTTTCTCTTCCTGGGAAGGGGCTACTGGGAAAGCCTGATGCAGAGATGACGGCCGCAGGGATCGGGCTCCTCCCACATTGATCACGCAGGCTGCCTGCCAGGCTATTTTGGGCAAGgcacccttggccttgctcgtcTTGTGAAATAGCAGTGGCTGCTTGTCAATATTTCTGGGAATAGCGTTATCTTCAGAAGGGGGTGCAGAGCCAAGCCCGGAAAGACCAAGGCGTTGGCCTCACCAGCGGGCATTCTGAGGTCCACCGTGGGCTGGGTCTGAGACACTGGCCCCCTGAGGATGAGGCTCCGAGAGGGGGGcttgacttgcccaagatcacacggCAATGAAGGCTCCTGCATCTTGCCCCCAGAGCCCAGCGAGGGCCTGGCTGGAAGGGgctcctgctctgtgcctggctcTGGCTAACCAGGGTCGCACCTGGGCTTTCTCCTTGAACTCTAGTTTTGGAGTCAGAGACGGCAGGTGGTGGGAGACAGCAGCAAAGCCATGTGACGGTGGCTGGGACCAACCTATTTTCTGGCACGGAGGCAGCCCAGAATGCAGGGATCAGGGAGGGCTCCAGAGAGGAGGTGATATTGTGATAGGGCTTTGATGGGTGAGTAGGAGTTCGATGAGGTATATGTAAGGGTGGAGGAGGGTAATTCTCCCCAGTTGGTCAGTCAGTCGTACTTGCTTCAATCTCTTTGTTCATTCACTTACTTTGTTCTTTCATTGATGCATATTTATTGAGTCCTGAGATACTAATAAGTAGGTACAGTCCCCACATGTTTTCAGGTGGCCCttatcccccaccccagggatACTCCGTGACTTCCTCATGGCGGTGCTGGGGGCTTAGTTGAGACCCTGGGgtcaggaaaggaggaaggaaggtggcACCTGGTCGTCTTTGTAGGAGGCAGAAGCTGGGGGTCCTCAAGTCCTACGGTGTCCCCCACAAACCTGTGCTTCCGACAGTCCCTTGGGGAGGCCTGGGGCGACCTGGGCTACCCCTCCACCCAGTCTCTGCTTGGGCGGTACCCTGCCCCCCATCACCCCTCCCAGCTGCAAGGCACTGTGGCCTCCTGGCTTTGCACACAAACCCTTCACAGACTGAGGCTGGAGGGCAGCTCGGCCCGGCTTGGAGACAGGACCGGTTCTCCCAAAACCTGACCCCAGAAAGTTCTCTTGGTGGcatagaggaaatgaatctgactagagttcatgaggatgtgggttcaatccctggccttgctcagtgggtcggggatccagcgttgctgtgagctgtggtgtacgttgcagacgtggcttggctctggtgttgctgtggctgtggtgtaggttggcagctgtagctccagtttgaacccctagcctgggaacctccatatgccgcgggagcggcccaagaaatagcaacaacaacaacaaaaaaagacaaaagacacacacacacacaaaaaaaaaaaaaaaaaaaaaagaaaaagaaaaaagaaacgaaaCCAAAACCTGACACCAAACAGGGGGAGGCCAAGGGGCATCCTTGGCTTTCAGAACAAGGCTCCAGTGACCAGGACTTGGGAAGGAGAACCCACTTGGCAGAAGCCACTTtccctctctgcacctcagtttccccatctgtaaagtgggggtttCTCTGCCCCATGGACGAGACAGGTGCAGATGAGCAGAGCCGGGCGTGGGCTCAGTGGGAGCGCAGCCCGGGTTCACCCTCCCCTCTTCCGGCTGCTCTGTCCTCACTGGTTCCTCTGGTTTCCTTCCAGGTGTctgcggtgttgctgtgggctacCCCCTGGACACGGTGAAGGTGCGGTCATCACCGGGCCCTGACCCCCAGCCCGAGGCCTCTGCCTGGGGCCTTGGCCACAAGACCCTTCTAGCCCGCTCCTCACCCCGGTCCCCACCGTGGCCCTCAGGACTGTCTGTCCCCCACTGCTCAAGCCTGGGACTCAGGTTTCTCCTCTTAAATGAGGCTCACTgtccctgcccttcccttcctAGTCGGCACAGCTGTGACAATCAAGGGGTTGGCTCTGTCCCTCCCCAGGGCCTGGTGATCTCGCCTTGGGCCTGGAGCCACCCTTTCCTGAAGCCCACTTCTCCCACAGGTCAGGATCCAGACAGAGCCCAAGTACACAGGCATCTGGCACTGCATCCGGGACACTTATCGCCAAGAGCGGGTAGGCCTGGGGCCAGGGGCATGGGCAGGGGGATGTTGGACCCCAGGGCTGCCACTCAACAACCAGCCTGGCAATGTAGAGCCTCTGAGCCTCCTGGATTCCTTTGAGGACAGGAGCTGTGGCATCAGGCACATGGGGTCTGCTCAGAATGAGGTCCTTCCTCCAGCAGAGTCTAAAGGGGGCGTCTGGGGCCTTTGAAGGTCCTGAGAGGGGCCTGTTTGCATTTCTGTCCCCTCCAGGCTGGGCACCCCTTGGAAGCATGCTGGGGTGTCAGGGGCCCCCCAGGGTCCAGCTCAGAGCCCTGTCCAGTGGAGGGTCTCAGGGACACTTACCCAAGGGAACTTGGGGCTCAGTACTGGCCAGGGGTGAGCAAAGGGAAACAGCAATGACAGAGCAGCTGGTTCCACGTCGCAGTCCCACCGTCCACAGCTGCCCATGGCCCCCGCCCTGTGTTCCCTCGGCACAAGCTCACAATCACAGCCCCCAGGGTACAGCAGAGGAACCCGGGGCCCGGGGCAGTGAGTGCGAGGCCAGGGTGCGACCCGGCTCCCCGGCGCAGGGCTCCTCCTGGCGGGGCCTCTGGCCTGACTCAGGCCCTCGGGTCCCTCCACCCACCGCCAGGTGCGGGGCTTCTACAGGGGCCTCTCGCTGCCCGTGTGCACCGTGTCCCTGGTCTCGTCCGTGTCTTTCGGCACCTACCGCCACTGCCTCGCGCACATCTGCCGCTTCCGGTACGGCAGCGCCGACGCCAAGGCTGCCAAGACCGACATCACACTCTCGGGGTTCGCTTCCGGCCTTGTCCGCGTGagtgggggggtgagggggtcccgggaccccagggctgggcagaggctggATGGAGGCTGGGGGACGGGGGGTGGCGACGCAGCTGACTCTTGGAAACTGAGGGCACCTGGGCATTCCAGGGAGCCTCTCCGAGCATCTGTGCCTGCATCTCTAAGATCTGTGCTGAGGTCCTGGTGCAAAGGCCCCAGTAAGGAGTTTGACAGCCACGAGCAACCTCGAGATGGCAGCCAACGTTTTTACTAAAattgtctttggagttcccgctgtggcacagtgggttaagaatctgactgcagcggctcgggttgctgcagagggcTGGGTTTGATCCCGGACCGGCACAGGGGGGTTCAAGGATCCGGCGTAGGTCACTgctggagtcaatccctggccctggaacttggaTATGCCACcgtgtggccatagaaaaattTTCTgaaggcgttcccttgtggcacagtggaaacgaatctgattaagaactatgaggttgcaggtttgatccctggccttgttcagtgggttaagggtctggcatggcttgtgagctgtggtgtaggtcacagatgcggcttggatctgatgttgctatgactgtggtgtaggccagtggctgcagctctgatgttcaacccctagcctgggaactccatatgcctcgggtgcagccctaaaatgtttttttaaaaaaaaaaattaaattatcataTGTTAGATATTCATATTATCAATGCTTACATTGGGTGTTATATTCTCACGTCAAACACATTTATTAAATGACACATTAATATGACATTAATATACTGATTACGGGATTAAGTCCTTTTGTGAACTGGAGTCGTGTCCACTCAACACTGTGTGTCAAGCCTCCACCAGCCGAGAGCGAGCTGCTGAAGTAAGCACCGCCCCAGCTTGGGTGGGCAGAGCTGGCTTTGAACTTCACTCCACTGTGGCCCCTGGGCCAGCCCAGAGCCTCCCGGGCCCAGGCTCCCTGGCTGTCACTGTGGGCAACGTGAGGTCAGCGAGTGTGTTGGGTGGGGTGCGTGCCGAGCTGTCCCCACATCCCTGCCTCTGCTCCACTCCAGGTGTTCCTGACGTCGCCCACCGAGGTGGCCAAGGTCCGCCTGCAGACGCAGACGCAGACGCAGACAACGCAGCAGCGGCGCCCCTCGGCCTCGGGGCCCTCGGCTGTGCCCCCTCCGTGTCCCGCACCCCCTGCCCGTTCGGCGCCTGGGCCCAAGTACCGCGGGCCGCTGCACTGCCTGGCCACAGTGGCCCGAGAGGAGGGCCTGCGAGGCCTCTACAAGGGCAGCTCAGCCCTGCTCCTCCGGGACGGTCACTCCTTCGCCACCTACTTCCTCTCCTATGCCATCCTCTGTGAGTGGCTCACTCCCGCTGGCCGCAGCCAACCAGGTGATTGGGCGCTGGGGCCTGGGAAGGTGGCGGGGGATGGGGATGAGGCCACACCGCCACCCAGTGCCTCCCAGGTAGGGGCCTGGGTGTCCCCAGCAGGAGGGCCAGGACAGACCTGCTCTGGACAGGTCATGAAGGTGGACCTGGGCCCCGGATGGCTGGGCCTGCCCTGGGTGCCCCCTGCTCTCCTCGGGCACCCCTTCCAACCGTAGCACTCGCGGGCTTCTCCCTGCAGATGTCCTGGGTGTGctggtggctggtggctgtgCAGGGGTGCTGGCCTGGGCCGTGGCCACCCCCATGGACGTGATCAAGTCACGCCTGCAGGCGGACGGGCAGGGCCAGCGGCGCTACCGGGGCCTCCTGCACTGTGTGGTGACCAGCGTTCGGGAGGAGGGGCCGCAGGTGCTCTTCAAGGGACTGTCGCTGAACTGCTGCCGCGCCTTCCCCGTCAACATGGCGGTCTTTGTCGCCTATGAAGTGGTGCTGAGGCTCACGCGTGGCCTGCTCACATAGCCGGTCCCCGCGGCCCAGGGGCCAACCCGCTGGCAGCTTCCAGAGGCCATAGGGGCCAGAGGAGGCGGAGGGGAGTGTCGGAGTCTGGGCCCCccgggcccccacccccagacagcCAGAGCCTCCCCGCCCAGCGACAGACCATGAGAAGGTCAAGGGGCCCATCTGACATCGGCTGGGGTTGGCCCGAGGGTCACAGAGGCCAGGGAGGGCGGGCCTCTGGGATGAGGACACTGTCACAGGGCGCTATCTGTGCACGTGGCCGCTTGGTCCCTCCGGCCTCCCCGTCAGCTTTCCCTGCTGCCCCGCGGCTTCagagcccctcccccgccccccatgctCTTCCCGCCTGGTCCCTTAGGCCCTGCCAAGCGGTGTCCTCATGAGACGGCACCCAGATGCAGTGTCTGCAACCCTCCCGTCCCATCCCACACCAGGCTGCTCAGCCAGGCGCTGTCGGGGCCACCCTGGGCGCTGGGTGCCAGGTATGGCCACCCACCTGCTCTGCCTATAGTCCCTGGGGACTCAGTGAGGAGCTGTTGCCAATAAAATGTTTCTCAGGATGTGCTGTTATTGCTTTGTGGTCTGTGGGGCTGATGGCCCGTCTCCCCATCTCCAGCCCTCCAAACCTTGTGGCAGGGCTCCCACCATGCAGAAGGGCACACTGAGGCTGGCCTGGCACTCCGGCTGGGGGGCTCGGCCTGTGCGCTGAGCCCTGCCACGGGGTGGTTCAGCATTCAGCATGACACCTACTCCGCTCACCATCCCCCCCCAAACCCCTTTTTGAGTGAGACTGAGCTGCAGCCAGCCTGAGCAGCTGGCGCCTCCAGTGCCCGGACACTGAGAGGGGAGCTGCCTTTGCACGGGGCCTGCATCCTTACACACGTTTTGCGACAGCTCAGAGAGGGAGCCAGGCCTGCCCAAGGCACCCAGCAGGGACTGTGGGGGGTTCACACCtgcacttttttctcttttctttttttggccgccctgcagcatgtggacctctggggccagggatcagatcagttGCAGCCCACGTGGTGgctgtggcactgccagatccttaacctactgtgctgggctggggactgaacccgtgtcccactgctccagagatgctactgatcctgctgtgccatagcaggaactccacacaccTGGGCACCATGCAGCCTCCATGTGATGGCCCAGCTCGAATCTGCTGGGCCCAGGCTGCAGCCGCCCTGTGGCAAAGCCAGGCAGCACCTGCCTTGACACTCACATGTTCACGGACACTGGCCTTGACCCTGTTTTTGGACTGAAGGACCTCCAGTGTCCTGGCTGAAAACTGCCCAGAACGTGCGGGCGGACCCTTCCCTCTGGTGCTCTCGTCACACAGCCTCACACATTTGCTTATACCCTGTGCTCTCTGCCAGGAATGCCCTCCTCTGCCCGGCTAACGCCACATCCCAgaaatcacctcctccaggaagctctcccTGCCTGAACGCTGGCTGCTTTTAGGTGTCTGGGGCTCCGCTCCCATGGGGCCCTGCTCCATTGTCTGACCACTTAGGCGCCTCCTGCCCCAACCCTCCCCCGCCTGAGACTGTGGACTACCCACTGGCAGCACGTGCATGATCCAGACTAGACCTGGCCAGCgcctggcagaggaggaggaacaaAGCCCGCAGCGGATCCCAGGAAGCTCACCGGGCCTGCAGCAGAGGTGCGAGGATGCTCTCGCCAGGTGTGGGGAGAAAGGCATCAGACAACAAAAGGCTCCAATGTCGTCCTGTTCTGTCTCTGTGTCACTTTTGGGCAAGAAGACTACTAGTGTGCCCACTTATTTTGGCTCCTCCTGTGGGGGGGGAACCACTGGTCCCTGAGTGGTggtgcccccacccctccacggGTTCGGGGGTTTGGAAGCAGCTCAGCAGGAAGGCCTGGCTATGGTCTCTGGGTGGCAAGGCCCTTTGGAGGGCAGACCCAGCCCCCTCTTTGGAAAAGGGGACATGAGGGGACAGGGAAAGGACGGGCTGGGACCAGAAGCAACGGGCCAGAGCTGGGTGTTCCCACTAAATGGGGCCACCTTTGCCAAGCCAGGCTGCACCTGACCTTTCAAATGGGAGACAAAGGGAGGTGACCCAAGGCCCCCAGAGGAGGCTGAGCGGGGTCATGGGGCCTCTGGGCTGCATTAGCTGGTCCTCACTGCCCCCGCTCAGCTCTCCACTCTGCCTAGTGGGCTCCTCGCTGTCCCTCAGACCCAGCTCTTCTGTGCCCCCCAGACCAAGTGACCGAGGTGCAGTGAGGTCTGAGGGGGATGCTACCAGTCAGGGGGGCTGTCACTGACGCCCCGCCTCACCCCCAAACACCCTGGGCTGGTGCGCCTGCCCATCCTAATCCAGGGCGTCTCTCGGGGACCTTTTTAAGAATCCACTATTTCTTAGCAAaatgcagggggtgggagggtctGTGGCCCTTAGCAGCagtgaccttggacaggtcacCTGACCTGTGACCCAAGGCCTGGCTCCCAAGACCCAAATATGAGGtgtcctgtttttgttttatgggcggggggctgggggggggacGCTCCACCCAAAGTCACTGGCCTGCACATGAACACAAGCCCCTCTGCGGCCCCAGGGCGCCGGGCACGCATGCCTCATGGGCGCTTATGCTGGGTGAAGGGGCGGCTCTGCCACCTGGGGACTTCACGTGGTCCCTCCTGTGACACGGGGCCAATGGAGCGAGGAGAGGTCGCCTTGGCCACCCAGGGTGGGAGCCTCAGTGGCCCCTGTTCTGTCACAGTCCCCTCTCCCGAGCCTGTTTCCCCTCGAGCCCAGGGCTCCATCCCGGCCAGCCCCCCGTCACTGCATGGCACTGCTCTGACCACCCCATGGCTGCCATCCTCGTCCCTAAACGACACCTGCTTGCATCTCCACCAGCCACTGGAAACCCCAAGTGATGCGCGAGAGCTGGCAGCAGGGAGACCGCTGGGGGTGAGCCAGGCAGGCGGGGCCCTTCCCAGTGGATGCTTTCGAGCCTGCCTTCCCGCCTGTCTCCATCCCACGTTTCCGCCGGGCACCCCCGGAGGCGCAGGCACAGCAGGGCCCTGGGCTGGCACGAGGCCTCCGCTCGCCCTCAACCTGCCGACAGAGCACAGTGACACGGGCAGGAATGAAGGAAGTTTACTTGTCACGAGTGAGACCAGAGTTGGGCACTCGGGAGTGGGCCCTGCGCCTGCAGAGGGGACAGATACTTGGACCCAGGAGGGGTCTTCTGCTTTTCCGAAACTACCCAGGATGCACGATTAAATGGGCCTCCTGCGGATGCCCCGCCGAGGGCCCAGAGGGCGGCTGCACGCGGTCTAGCTACGTCCGCCCGTCTGGGGACACAGGCAGGGCACTGCTCTGTGCAGACTTCCACGCCAGTCAAGTGTCAAAACAAAAGCATCTGCAAAGGTAACAGACCCCTCAGGATCAGGCCCATCAGAGTAAAGCAGCCACTGGTTTTCGGGATGGAGTGTCTAGGATTATTTGGTGGAAACAAACATTAGTAGTTGATTCCTGGAGTCGAGCACATGCACGGTCTGGAGTTTAGCCAGGGGATCAGCAAGTTTCACCCACAAAAGACTCAATAACAACTGGCCAATTCTGAGAAAGGGCCAATAGGCAGCTTTCAGGCTGAGAGATCTCGTCACCTGCAGAGCAAAGCTTTTAGCcagtaattcttttaaaattttttgggggggacatgGGCTAAAATGCATCTTACACCCATTCAACTTTCCCATCAacttttcaaagcactttttagTTTTAGGATCATATTTGATGCCAGATAGACATACCCAGACTACACATTCTTTCACAGAGCAGGTGGAGGAGCGCGTCTGCGTGTGGGAGGAGTCCGGCGGCCCAGCACGGGCTGCCCAGCCGACACCCTGCCCCACGCCCTGGGGGCCGCTTTTGTGGGAGAGACTCCAGCTGGACTGATCGGTGTGACCACGGGGTGTTAGCCGGCACCCAGGTGCCCCACGGGGTCGCACTCACAGGAGACAGAAGGACAGCCCCGATCCACTCACAGGGCTTGCAGACGCCCAGCCAGTAATTACCGTGTGGCAGAGTCTGGGGGTAGCGGTGATTCGACTAGGCTGGGATTATTGGTAAATTACGTCTCTTAGACCGTGTGCATAAAAGAGGGTTACTCGAAGTCGTAGGACAGCTTCCGGGGAGTCATGAACTCTTTCACCACCTCGTCCGTGACCTCCTTGCGCCGGGCCTGGTGCTCGGCGATCAGGGGCTGTAGCACCTCTATGAGCACCTTCTTGAGCTCGCCCGTGAGCATGGCCCCGCTGCTGTAATCCTGCCGGGAGCAGACGGGCCGCCGTGAGACGGCTGCGCGGCCCGGCACCCCTCCGGCCCGCGCAGCGCCCCCGCAGAGCCTGGCCCGCGGGCTGAGACCTTCTAGACCCTGTACCCTCAACCATGCTTTTCTTAAGACGACTGGCAGCGGGCTCTGGCGGGCAGCTGGGACTCGCCCCGTCACAGTGAGGGGACAACAGGGTggccccccatcccacccctgccGTGGCTCCAAGTGCTGAACCAGTGACGGCTCCCTTCAGCCTTACTGCTTCTCTAAACTCTCTCCTGGatctttttaagttttctga from Sus scrofa isolate TJ Tabasco breed Duroc chromosome 7, Sscrofa11.1, whole genome shotgun sequence encodes:
- the SLC25A47 gene encoding solute carrier family 25 member 47 isoform X2 encodes the protein MDFVAGAIGGVCGVAVGYPLDTVKVRIQTEPKYTGIWHCIRDTYRQERVFLTSPTEVAKVRLQTQTQTQTTQQRRPSASGPSAVPPPCPAPPARSAPGPKYRGPLHCLATVAREEGLRGLYKGSSALLLRDGHSFATYFLSYAILCEWLTPAGRSQPDVLGVLVAGGCAGVLAWAVATPMDVIKSRLQADGQGQRRYRGLLHCVVTSVREEGPQVLFKGLSLNCCRAFPVNMAVFVAYEVVLRLTRGLLT
- the SLC25A47 gene encoding solute carrier family 25 member 47 isoform X1 → MDFVAGAIGGVCGVAVGYPLDTVKVRIQTEPKYTGIWHCIRDTYRQERVRGFYRGLSLPVCTVSLVSSVSFGTYRHCLAHICRFRYGSADAKAAKTDITLSGFASGLVRVFLTSPTEVAKVRLQTQTQTQTTQQRRPSASGPSAVPPPCPAPPARSAPGPKYRGPLHCLATVAREEGLRGLYKGSSALLLRDGHSFATYFLSYAILCEWLTPAGRSQPDVLGVLVAGGCAGVLAWAVATPMDVIKSRLQADGQGQRRYRGLLHCVVTSVREEGPQVLFKGLSLNCCRAFPVNMAVFVAYEVVLRLTRGLLT